The Vicinamibacterales bacterium region CCTCGAGCTGCTTCCGTTCCACCACGGCGGACACGCTGGCAATCTCGGTCTGCACCATGGGCGCCTCACCGGTGACCGTGATGGTCTCGGCGATCGCTCCCGGCTGCAGGGTGAAGTTCAGGCCGAGCGTCGCGCCCACCTCGATGTCGACCTTCGGGCGCGAGAGCTTGCCGAAGCCTTGCAGTTCGACCGTCACATCGTAGACGCCGGGCTCGATGCTGGGGAGCCGGTAGACGCCGCGCTCGTTCGTGACCGTGCTCCGCGCAACGCGGGTGCCGGTGTTGGTGGCGGTCACGGTCACGCCCGGCAGCACGCCGCCAGTCTGGTCGGTGACCGTGCCCTGGATGGTTGCCAGCTGCAGCTGGGCGACGGCCGGCACCGCGAGCGCGAGCAGGCAGAACAGGATGAGGGGGACGGCGGCTGCGATTCGCCGGCGGTAGAACCGGTTCTTCATGACACTCCTCCATCAACGAGGCCGGCCGGGGCGACCCGGCTGGTACCGGGCCGTCGTTCGGACGTAAACGTTCACGATTGGGGCCACGGCTTACCGTGAACGTTCACGGTGGGCCGTAGCTTAGGCAAAGACGGAGTCCCTGTCAACCGGATGCTCACCGGATGCTCACCGAATGCTCGAACGCGTGTTCGAACGCGTGCCCGAACACGCCAAGCGCTGCTCTGCGTCGCGGTCGTTGCACACGGGCGCTCGACCGGACCCATCGGCACGCTCGACGATGACGCGCGGTTGGCCGCGCCGGAGACGGCCGTCATGGAGCAGTTCGGCATGCTGCGCAGGCCGGCAAGTGTCAGCGTGGGCGAGGAGCCCGGGGCGACTCCAGATCGGGCGGGCGGGTTTCGAGGTCATCCCGGTCGGGACGCAGCCGGTCGAGCACCAGGTCGAGATTGCTCCGCATGACCACGTGCGGCACCACCATCAGCCGCGGCGGCGGAACGGTGCCGTCGAGCAGGAATTGGTAGAGCGCCTGCACCGCGAGGCGGCCCTGCGTGATCGGCCGCTGGTACACCGTGGCTGCCACCACGCCCTGGCGGATCCACGGCACGAGGTCCGGAAACAGGTCCGTCGTCACGACCGTCAACGATTCCGCGCGCCCATCCTGTCTGATCGCTTCCAACACCGGCAGCGAGTTCACCGTGCTGACGTAGATCCCCCGCAAGTCGTCGCGGGCCCTCAACAGGCTGACCGCCTGCCGATACCCCGCGCTCTCGTCGTCGTGTGCCTCGACGATCGACGCCATGGAGAACCGGGGGCCAGCCACCGCGAGGCTCGACTCGAATCCGCGGAGCTTGTCGGCGTGGTCCTGCGTCCCCAGCCACCCCGTGAAGAAGGCGACCGGACCTCCGCCAGGCAGGAAGCGCGCGAGGAGTTCGCCGGCCACAGCCCCCACGGTGAATGGGTCGGCGGACACCGACGTGAGTCGCTCGGTGCCCGGCGCGTCGGTGACGACGCACACGACCGGCACCTTCTTCCGGGCGGCGCGTTCGATCCACGGCTCGAGCGCGAGCGGGTCTCCCGGGGCAACGACCAGTCCGTGGACGCCGGCCTCGAGTGCCTCACGGAACGACTCGACGTCGCCGTGGCCGAGCCGCGCGTGGTCTCGGAACTCCACCTGGAGCGTCGGCTGGAGGAGTGCCGCCGCCTGGCGGACGCCGTCGCGGACCGGGTCCCAGAACAGCGCCAGCTCGCGCGGCAGATGGACCGAGATGCGGAGGGCCGTCCCCGCCTGCAGGCGGCGGGCAGCGAGGTTGGGGCGGTAGCCGAGCGCCGTGGCGGCTTCGAGCACCCGCGCCCGCGTCCCGGGGTTCACGCCAAGCTTGTCGTGCAGCGCGCGGTCCACGGTGCCAATCGACACGCCGAGCGCACGGGCAATATCCTTGATGCCAACCGGCCGTCCTGGAGTATTCGGTCGCGCCTTCACTCTCACACCTTTCGCGGCGTTCGCACGTGGTCCAGGCTTCCGGCCTGCGCCAGCCGCGGGCGGGGCAACGGCGGCTCGCGCGCGAAATCCCGCGCGGCGGCCGCCACGAAGCGACCCCATTGTAACCGCCGTTGAGCCACGACCGCCGTGGCGTTCTCGGCGACGATCGCCGGTCAGTGGGCGCAGCGGGTACAACCAGGAAGCCTGCAAGGACACGATAGGCCAGAGCGGCGACGGCTGTGCTTGACCCGGCGCGACGGCGGGCACTACGCTGAAACTGGCTTCCGAATTGTCAGCCTGAGTTCTCTCGCCGCGGCCATCGGCGCGACTGCCCGGCACGCGCGGCTCGGACCTCACGCTGCGCTGAGAGTGTGAATTGTGCCCCCCGAGCCCTCTTCCGCGCGTGAACTGTTGGTCTGCACGGCCGATCGGTCACGTGGCGACGCGCTTCTGGCGTTGCTGGCGCGCCATGGGCTGATCGGTCGCGTCGCTCCCACCGAGCCGCAGGCGCTCGACTGTCTCGATCGCAACCCCAGGCTGGCGCTGCTCATCGTCGATACGGACGTGCAGCACCCCGACGGTGCCTCGCTGTTGCTCGCGGCCCGCCAGGTCCGGTCCGACGTCGGCGTCATCATCCTCAGCGACACCCCGTCCATCCGGGCGGCGACAGAAGCCATTCGACGCGGGGCGGAGGACTTCGTCCCATTCCCGTGCTCGGACGACGCGTTGATGGGATCGATTACACGCGCGTTGGGCGCCTCGACCCAGGGCGCGCCCGCCGGCTTGCCCATTTCGCGCACCACCGACGACGATCAACTGGCGGCGCTGTCGAGCCTGGCGCCAGCCATGACGCGGCCGCTCGAACTGGCTCGGGCGGCGATGCGAAGCGACACTCCGGTCCTCATCGTCGGGGAGACGGGCACGGGCAAGGAGAGATTGGCCAGGGCGATCCATGCCAGCAGTCCGAGAGCTGCGCGGGCGTTCGTCCCGGTCAACTGCACGGCGCTGCCGGCGGATCTGCTCGAGAGTGAACTCTTCGGACACCGTCGCGGCGCATTCACCGGAGCCGTGAGCGATCATCGCGGGCTCTTCCTCGCCGCCAACCGCGGGACCATCTTTCTCGACGAGATCGCGGATCTGCCGCGCGCTGCGCAGCCCAAGCTGCTACGTGTCCTGCAGGACGGCGAGATTCGGCCCGTGGGCGGCCTCGACCGGGTGAGAGTCGATGCACGCATCATCGCGGCAACGAACCGAACCATCCGCGAAATGCACGACGGCGCGATGCGGGACGATCTCTTCTACCGGCTCACGATCCTGGTGATCGAGCTTCCCCCGCTTCGACTCCGGCGCGAGGATCTGCCGGAGCTCGTGCCGCGCCTGCTGGCCAGGTTCCAGTCGAACGCTCGCCGCTGCAGCATCACCCACGAGGCGCTCGACCTGATCCGCGAATTGCCGTTCCCGGGGAACATCCGCCAACTGGAGAACCTGCTGCAGGCGGGCGTGGCCCTGTTGCCCACGCACCGCGACACGCTGACGAGACACGACATCGCGCAACTCGTGACGCCCGACCACCGGACACCTGACGTGGCATTCGATTTCCACCCGGAAGCGCTTCGATTGTCCACGCTCGAGCAGCGGGCGATCGGCGCCGCGCTCAATCGATCCGGGGGCAACAAGACGCGCGCCGCCGAGTTGCTCGGCATCTCGCGCGATACCCTTTATCGGAAGCTGAAGGAGTTCGCCGACGAGCCGGAACTGCGTCCGACATTCTGACGACTCCGCCGTAGTACGCCCGATTCTCTGACAGTGCGCCGTGTTGCGCCGTGGCGCCGACCGCGCATCAGCAGGCCGAAAGGCCCATCAACACGACATCCCCACCTCGAGAGTTCGCGTCACGGGCGCCCGGCCCGGGCCTTGCGTAATGAGATCACTACGCACAGACCAACTCCAAGGAGTGTCCGGCATGGCTGAGCCCTCACCGCGCCGCGTGGCTGTCTCGATGTCAGTCGGCTGGCTGATTGTCCTGCTCATCGGGCTCGGCGCGACAGACGCCAGCGCGATTCCGGCGTTCGCGCGGAAGTACCAAACGAGCTGTCAGACCTGCCACGTCGTCTTCCCGAAGTTGAACGCCTTCGGGGAAGCGTTTCGATTGGCGGGCTACCGGATGCCGAAGGAAACCGAGGAGATGATCAAGGAGAAGCCGGTCAGCCTCGGATCGCCGGCGTACAAGCGGCTCTGGCCCAAGGCGGTCTGGCCGGGAGAAATCTCGAGCGCGGTCCCGCTGGCGGTCAACTTCAAGTTCGCCGACGTGAATACCTCCACGCTGAACGCGGATGGCACGGTCACCAAAGTCTGGAACGACTTCCAGTTCCCGCAGGAGGCGAACATCTTTGCGGCCGGCACGCTCGGAGAGCACGTGTCGTACCTGGGAGAATTGAGCTTCTCCCAGAATCCGGACGACTCCGTCTCCGTGTCGATCGAGCACGCCAACATCGCCTTCGACTCGCCGTTCGGTCCCGAGAACATGTTCCACTTCAAGGTCGGCAAGTTCACGCCCAACCTGGTGGACGGGTTCCAGGAAATGTGGATCTCGACCGATGCGGGGATCGACACGGCGTTCGCGTACAACCCCATCGGGCTCCACGGGGGCACCGGGCTCGTCGAGGGCATCAGCCCCGAGCCCATCGGCCTGCCGAAGCTGATCCGGGGGATCGAGGGGTATGGAATCGTCAACCACCGGATCCTGTACGTGGCCGGCATTGCCAACGGGATCTCGCCGGGCCCGAACGGACGGTTCGACGGCAACAACGCGAAGGACTACTACGCGCGGGTCGACTACAAGTTCGGCGGCATGGGGCTCGACGGCGACATGGGCGGCCGCGAGGCGCCGGCCGAGAACTGGCGCGACGACTCGCTGCGAGTCGGCGCCTTCGTCTACCGCGGCGACGGATCGGACATCAACTACTCGCTGACGACCGACGCGCAGACGCCGGTCAACATGCAGGACGTCAACTTCCTGCGGACCGGCCTGTATGCGAGCGTCTACTGGCGCGACCTGAACGTCTACACCGCGTACGTCCACGGCACCGACACGCTGCGGACGTTCGATCCGGCGAACCGCGCCCAACTCGACGAGATCTCGCCCTCGTATCACTCCTGGTTCGCGCAGGCCGATTACGTCTTCTACCCCTGGCTCCACGGGGCATTTCGCTACGAACTCCTGAGGCCGGGCGATCCCGACGCGCCGAGCGTGCGACTGGTGGTGGCCAATGCCAGTGCGCTCATTCGAGCCAACGTCAAGGCGATCGTCGAGTATCAACGCGACCTCGAGACCGGCGAGAACCACTCGTTCAACATCGTCGTCCGCTTCGCGTTCTGAGAGACGCGACCGGCAGCACACCGACGCCCGGAACCACGCGACACCACGGGAGACTCGCATGACCTGCCACCGCCGATTGATCGTCTTCGTCATCGCCGTCGCGATCGGCCTGGTTGTCGCGCTTCCAGGCGCGCACGCCGCCGGGCCCGCAATCACGGGAACCGTGAAGGCCACAGGACTCTCGTCGAATGCCGACGCCGTCGTGTTCGTCGTGCAGGCGCCCGGCACCTTCAAGCCGCCCGCCGAGCCGATGACCATGGATCAGAAGCAGTTCCAGTTCATCCCGCACGTGATGCCCGTCGTGCTCGGCACGGTCGTCAAGTTCCTCAACAGCGATCCCACGCCGCACAACGTGTTCTCGCCGGACTTCGAGAAGTACAACCTGGGCACGTGGCCTCAAGGTCAGACCAAGGACCGCCCGTTCGCGGCGTGCGCGAAGTTCCCCTGCGTCTACACCCAACTGTGCCGCGTGCACCCGGAGATGGAGGGGTTCGTCGTCGTCGTGCAGAACCCGTACTTCGGCGTCACCGACAAGGCCGGCCATTTCGCGATCGACGGCGTTCCACCGGGCAGTTACACGCTGGCCGTGTGGCATCCGAAGCTCAAGGCGCAGCCCAAGCCGGTGATTGTCGAGGCGGGAAAGCCCGCGACCGTGGACTTCGTGCTCGCCCGGTGACGCGTGACGGAGGCAGACGCATGGCCTGGCGCCTCTACCCGACGGTCGTGCCGACGTTTCAGTACTTCCTCGATCTGATCCCGTGCCGGACCGCGTGTCCGGTGCACACCAATGCCGGCGCATACGTCCGCGCGGTCGCCGACGGCAACACCGCGCGAGGCTATGACATCGCCCGCGCACCCAACCCGCTCGCGTCGGTCTGCGGGCGGATTTGCGCCCATCCGTGCGAGTCGAAATGCCGGCGGGGCACCATCGACCAGCCGATCTCCATTCGCGCGCTGAAGCGCACGCTGACCGAACGCCACGGCGTCGAGAACCGGATCGGCGCGCCCCGGACGACGCCGCTCCAGCCGCTGGGCCTGGCCGTTCGAGAGGGCGGGGAGGCCAGGCGGATCGCGGTCGTCGGCGCCGGCCCGGCCGGCGTCAGTTGTGCGCACGACCTCGCGATGATGGGCTACCGGGTCACCCTCTTCGAGGCGGCACCGGTCGCCGGCGGAATGTTGTATCAGGGCGTGCCCGAGTACCGCCTGCCGCGCGACATCATCCGCAGCGAGATCGACCAGGTCCTGGCGCTTGGCGTGGAGTTCCGTCCCAACTGGCGGCTGGGTCGTGACTTCACGGTGGCAGACCTGATGCGCAACGACTACGCCGCGGTCTTCCTGGGCCTCGGCGCGACGCGCGGGCGCGACCTGAACATCCCCGGCCGCGAACTCGACGGCGTCATCAACGGCGTCGACTTCCTGCTCAACGTCAATCTCGGTTACCACGTCGCGGTTGGCGAACGCGTGGTCGTGATCGGCGGCGGCAACGTGGCGATCGACGTCGCGCGCACGGTGCTGCGGTACGCCCAGCCCGAGGAGCGCGCGGACGTTCCGCGCGGCGCAAGTGAACTGCTCCAGGCGTGGGGCTACGACAACGCCTTCATCGACGCGGCCCGCACGGCGCTGCGCCTCGGCGCCCGTCACGTGCAGCTCGTGTGCCTCGAGTCCAGGAACGAGATGCCGGCGACGCCGATCGAGGTCAACGAGGCCGAGGAAGAAGGGATCACGCTGCTGGCGGGACGAGGACCGAAGGCGATTCTCGGGTCGGGCAATCGCGTGTCGGCGCTGGAGACGATCGACGTGGCGTCGGTGTTCGACGCCGGCGGTCGCTTCAACCCGAGCTTCGTCGCCGGAAGCGAGAAGCGCGTCGAGGCGGACACCATCATCCTGGCCGTCGGGCAGCAGCCCGACACGGCCTGTCTGTCGGCGGACTCGGAGATCGAGATCACGCCGCGCGGGCTGGTGGCGGTGGACCCGCGCACGCTCTCGACGACCCTCCCGGGCGTGTTCTGTGGAGGCGACCTCGCATTCGGCCCGCGCATCGTGATCGAGGCCGTCGCTGACGGAAAGCGCGCCGCGCTCGCGATCCACGAGCACCTCGGCGGCGGAGCCGTGCCCCGAGCGAAGGCGCGCTTCGTTCTCACCGGGCTCGACCGGTCGGGCGATCACTACGACCGGATTCGGCGGCACGAACCGCCGAGCCTGGCCGTGACCAGGCGGACGGGCTTCCGGGAGGTCGAGGAAGCGTATGGAGAGTCGGAAGCCCGCGCTGAAGGCTCCCGCTGCCTGCAGTGCAACGTGCAGACGGTCTTCGACTCGGAACGATGCATCCTGTGCAGCGCCTGCGTGGAGATCTGTCCGGAGGCCTGCCTGACGCTCGTACCCGTGTCGCAACTGCGTGGCGGAGTGGAATTGGACGGCGTCCGCCAGGCCCTCGACGCGGGCGAGGATGCCGGCGCGATCGTGAAGGACGAGGAGCGCTGCATCCGCTGCGGCCTGTGCGCGGTGCGTTGCCCGACCAGGGCGATCACGATGGAGCTGCTCGATCTCGACGAGTCGCCGGTCACGGCGCTCGGTCTGTTCCACGAAGGGATGGGAGAGGCGCGGCGATGAGCGTGACGCCAGACCGCGCGGCAGACGGCGCAAATCGCCGCCAGTTCTTCCTGGCCGGCGTCGTGGCCCTCGGTGTGTCGGTGACCGGATTCGTCGCCAGCACCTTGCGGTTTCTCGTGCCCAACGTGCTCTACGAGCCCCCAGGCCGCTTCACCATCGGCAACCCCGCCGACTTTCCGCCGGGCTCGGTCACCTTCCTCGAAGACCGTCGTCTGTTCGTGTTCAACACGGCCGAGGGCTTCTACGGCGTCTCGTCGGTCTGCACGCACCTCGGATGCAACGTCAAGCGAGGGGGGCCGGGATTCCAGTGCCCGTGCCACGGGAGCCAGTTCGACGACAGCGGCCGCGTCGCACGCGGGCCGGCCCCCACGCCGCTCGCCTGGTATGCGCTCAGTCTCTCGGCGCGCGGCGAACTGGTCGTGGACGTGGATCGAACCGTTGGGCCGGACTTCCGGCTGCGGGTGTGAGTCTCTCGCGCCCCGAACACTCGAACGCGTCTCGCGGAGCAACCAGTGACTGAGACGATCGTCCGCCGAACGGCGGGATGGCTCACGGCGATCGGAAGATCGGTGGCTCGAATCGGCTGGCCGCGTACCGACAAGGACCGCGCGGCCGTGATGATCTCCAGCCTGTTCCTCCACATCCATCCGGCGCGCGTCAGTCGGCACGCGCTGCGGCCTCGCGCCACGCTCGGGCTCGGCCTGGTCTCGGCGGTGCTCTTCGGGGTGCTCACGGTTACCGGGCTCGCCCTGATGCTCTATTACGTCCCGTATCCCAACGAGGCGTACCGGAGCATGAAGGATCTGCAGTTCGTCGTGACCTTCGGTGTGGTGCTCCGCAACATGCACCGCTGGTCGGCCCACGCGATGGTGGCCGTCGTCTTCCTGCACCTGTGCCGGGTGTTCTGGACGGGCTCCTACAAGGCGCCTCGCGAGTTCAACTGGATCGTCGGCGTCTCTCTGCTGCTCCTGACCCTGGCCCTCTCGTTCACCGGCTACCTGTTGCCGTGGGATCAGCTCGCCTACTGGGCGATCACCGTCGGGTCGAGCATCGCCGCGTACACACCGCTCGTCGGCCGCGAGGTCAAGTTCCTGCTGCTCGGAGGTCACGTCATCGGGCCGATGACGCTGCTGCGCTTCTACGTCTTCCACTGCGTGGTGCTGCCAGGCCTGGTCGTGATGCTGGTGTCACTCCACATCTGGCGCGTGCGGAAGGACGGCCTCAGCGGCCCCACGGTCACGGTGGCACCGGTGGAAGAGACGGGCGGGGTGTTCCCGCCGTCGACGAAGACCTACGGCCTGATGGCACTCACCAGGCGGCCGTCGGCGTCGGTGGCGGCGCGCGATCCGCACGACGAAGTGTTCGCCTGGCCGCACCTGTTGTACCGCGAGTTGCTGGTGACGCTCGCGGTCGTCGTCGCGCTCCACATCGTGTCGCTGCTGTTCAATGCGCCGCTCGAGGAGATGGCCGATCCGACCCGGACCCCCAACCCCGCCAAGGCGCCCTGGTACTTCCTCGGCCTCCAGGAACTCGTCCACTACTCGGCGTTCGTCGGCGGGGTGCTGGTGCCGACCGCGATCGTGGCGGCACTCATCGCGCTGCCGTATCTCGACCGGAACCCGCATGGTGCCGGCGTCTGGTTCGCTTCGGAGCGTCGTCTCGCCAACACGATCTTCACGGCGATCGTCGCCGTGGCGATCGTCCTGACGGTGGTCGGCACGCTCTTCCGCGGAGCGAACTGGGCCTGGGTGTGGCCATGGTAGCGAGGTTCCACGTTGCGTTTGCCCTGCTGAGCGTCGCGTTCCTGGTGGTCTTCTCGTGGGTGTTTCTCAGCGAATACGGCGCCGAGTGGCGGGCGGTGCAGGCGCGGTTCGGGACCATCGAGCGGTCGCTCAAGAACCCGCACCAGCTCGCGCAGGCGTCACCGGTCGGTGGCCTCCGGCAAGTGTGGCTCGCCGACCTCGGCCGCGTGGACCGCTGCACGACGTGCCACCTGGGAATCGACGACCCCGCGTTCGCATCGGCGCCCCAGCCGTTCCGCACGCACCCGGGCGCGTGGCTGACGACGCACCCGGTCGAGCGCTACGGTTGCACGGTGTGCCACGACGGACAGGGCGAGGCGACCGACTATCGGCACGCCGCACATCAGCCGATCCCGTTCGTTCAGCGGCCCATGCGGACGCTCGAGACCATCGAAGCCACGTGCGGCAGTTGTCACCGGGCCATCGATCCCCCAGATGCCCCGATGCTGCAGACCGGGCGCCGCCTGATCGCGGAATCCGGGTGCGTGAGCTGCCACGAGATTCCCGGCTTCGAGTCGACGACGTTCAGCGGCCCGGCGCTCGACAGCCTCGCCTACAAGGTGCGGCCCGGCTGGCTGCAGGGCTGGCTGCGGGATCCCAAGTCGTATCTGCCCCATTCGAAGATGGGGAATTTCAGGCTGACCGCGACCGAGGTCACCGGCCTCCAGGCGCTGCTCCTGTCCCAGCGCGACACGTTACCCGCCGACAGCACCGCGATTGACTGGAAGAAAGGGGACACCGCCAAGGGCAAGGCGCTCTTCGGCGAGCTGCGCTGCGTGACCTGCCACGCGGTCGAGGGGCGGGGCGGCACCACGGGGCCAGAACTGACGCGAATAGGGGACAAGGTGCGTCGCGACTGGCTCTTCGGCTTCCTGAAGGATCCGCACCGCGACCAGCCGCAGACCGCGATGCTCCAGTACCGCCTCACCGATGACCAACTGCGCGACCTGACGGCGTTCCTCCTGGACGAATACAAGACGGGCACCGAGCCGGAAACCGCGTCGGCGCCGTACCAGGACGCACCTACCGTTGCCGCCGGGCGGGCTGTCTTCGTGCGGCGCGGCTGCTACAGCTGCCACCGGCTCGCCGGCATTCGAGCGACCGGTAGAATCGGACCGAGCCTGGCTGGAGTCGCCGACCGTGACCCCGACGAGGAGACCTACGGTTCATCGAGCGTTCGACACTCGACCGACAACTACATCTACCTGAAGGTGCTGAAGCCGGACGCGCTCGGTTCTCCATCCCTGATGCCGACTTTTGGGTTTGCTCCAGGGGACGCGGCAGCCGTCGCCGTGGCGCTTGCGAGCCTCCGCAAGGGCGACCTTCCGGCATCCCGTGTGCAGCAGGCCATTCCACCGAAGCCCTACCAGCTTCGCGGACCGTTCGGCGATCTGGCTACCCGGTATCGATGCCTGAGTTGCCACAGCATCGACGGATCCGGCGGCACGCTCTCAACCGTGCCGCTCGACCGGATCGGCAGCCAGTTGCGGCGAGACTACCTGGCGTCGTACCTGCTCAACCCGGGCGCGGTCCGGGTCAGCCTCGAGGCGCGGATGCCGCAGTTTCACATGTTGCCGACCGAGGCGTCTGCCATCGCCGACTACGCCGCGGCCGTGTTCCTCGATGACACACTCGACCGCTACGACGCGAACTTCACGGCCGAGGACGGCCGCCGCGGGGGCGCCCTGTACCGACAGTTGGGATGCGTGGGGTGCCACCAGATCAACTCACAGGGCGGATACGTTGGGCCCGACCTGTCCGACACTGGCGCGCGGTTGCGGCCCGGGTGGATCGACGCGTGGCTGATGCACCCGGCTCAGTACAAGCCGGGCACGCTGCAGCCCGACTACGGGCTGTCAGCGGCGGACTCGCGATCGCTGACGGCGTACTTGAGCGGCCTGCACGCGCCGGCGGCCAAGGTCGTGCCTGGCCGGGCTCGAACCTCGGCTCGCGGCCTGTCCGATTGGACTCGGCCGAACGGAACACAGTAGGAGGTCTCGTGCGAGTCTTGCGCCTGATCGCGGCGATGGCGATAGTGGTGCCTGGCGCTGCGGGATGCCACGGGAAGGGCGCCGTCCAGATGACGGACCCGATGCTCGAGGCCCTGCGCGCGCAGTCGCGAGAGGCGGGCCTCGGTTACGCGGAGGCGCAGGGCAAGCACCTGTTCGATCGCTACTGCGCCACGTGCCACGGCGACGGCGGGAAGGGCGACGGTCAGAACGCCTCGAATCTCACGCCGCCGCCGCCCGACCTCACTGCCCCGAAGCGGCCGCCCGATCAGGGCGACCTGCGCAAAGTGATCGCGGAAGGCAGCGCGGCCATGGGCCGCTCGCCGCTCTCACCGCCATATGGCCGGAGCCTCAGCGCCCAGGAGATCGATTACCTGACGCTGTACTGCCGGGCGCTCGCACGCCCCGCCCCGAAGAAGCAGGGCGGTGGCGGCTGAGCGAAGGTGAGTGAACTGAATTCAGTGCAGCAGATCCTCGATCGGAATCAGTGACAGCGCCTCAGAACGCGTGCCCTGCTAGTCCGGGATCCCACCGCTCGGCACCGGGTTGGCTGGCCACACCTCGAGGAACTGGACGGTCGTGGCGCGGCCCCCGTAGCCAAGGCTGTAGATGTCGTAGGCGTGCCATGCGCCGTCGATGACGATCGTCAGCTTGTCGCAGGAAATGGCACCCGACGGGTTCTGCTGGCGCCCTGC contains the following coding sequences:
- a CDS encoding substrate-binding domain-containing protein, translating into MKARPNTPGRPVGIKDIARALGVSIGTVDRALHDKLGVNPGTRARVLEAATALGYRPNLAARRLQAGTALRISVHLPRELALFWDPVRDGVRQAAALLQPTLQVEFRDHARLGHGDVESFREALEAGVHGLVVAPGDPLALEPWIERAARKKVPVVCVVTDAPGTERLTSVSADPFTVGAVAGELLARFLPGGGPVAFFTGWLGTQDHADKLRGFESSLAVAGPRFSMASIVEAHDDESAGYRQAVSLLRARDDLRGIYVSTVNSLPVLEAIRQDGRAESLTVVTTDLFPDLVPWIRQGVVAATVYQRPITQGRLAVQALYQFLLDGTVPPPRLMVVPHVVMRSNLDLVLDRLRPDRDDLETRPPDLESPRAPRPR
- a CDS encoding sigma-54 dependent transcriptional regulator; this translates as MPPEPSSARELLVCTADRSRGDALLALLARHGLIGRVAPTEPQALDCLDRNPRLALLIVDTDVQHPDGASLLLAARQVRSDVGVIILSDTPSIRAATEAIRRGAEDFVPFPCSDDALMGSITRALGASTQGAPAGLPISRTTDDDQLAALSSLAPAMTRPLELARAAMRSDTPVLIVGETGTGKERLARAIHASSPRAARAFVPVNCTALPADLLESELFGHRRGAFTGAVSDHRGLFLAANRGTIFLDEIADLPRAAQPKLLRVLQDGEIRPVGGLDRVRVDARIIAATNRTIREMHDGAMRDDLFYRLTILVIELPPLRLRREDLPELVPRLLARFQSNARRCSITHEALDLIRELPFPGNIRQLENLLQAGVALLPTHRDTLTRHDIAQLVTPDHRTPDVAFDFHPEALRLSTLEQRAIGAALNRSGGNKTRAAELLGISRDTLYRKLKEFADEPELRPTF
- a CDS encoding carboxypeptidase regulatory-like domain-containing protein translates to MTCHRRLIVFVIAVAIGLVVALPGAHAAGPAITGTVKATGLSSNADAVVFVVQAPGTFKPPAEPMTMDQKQFQFIPHVMPVVLGTVVKFLNSDPTPHNVFSPDFEKYNLGTWPQGQTKDRPFAACAKFPCVYTQLCRVHPEMEGFVVVVQNPYFGVTDKAGHFAIDGVPPGSYTLAVWHPKLKAQPKPVIVEAGKPATVDFVLAR
- a CDS encoding FAD-dependent oxidoreductase; translated protein: MAWRLYPTVVPTFQYFLDLIPCRTACPVHTNAGAYVRAVADGNTARGYDIARAPNPLASVCGRICAHPCESKCRRGTIDQPISIRALKRTLTERHGVENRIGAPRTTPLQPLGLAVREGGEARRIAVVGAGPAGVSCAHDLAMMGYRVTLFEAAPVAGGMLYQGVPEYRLPRDIIRSEIDQVLALGVEFRPNWRLGRDFTVADLMRNDYAAVFLGLGATRGRDLNIPGRELDGVINGVDFLLNVNLGYHVAVGERVVVIGGGNVAIDVARTVLRYAQPEERADVPRGASELLQAWGYDNAFIDAARTALRLGARHVQLVCLESRNEMPATPIEVNEAEEEGITLLAGRGPKAILGSGNRVSALETIDVASVFDAGGRFNPSFVAGSEKRVEADTIILAVGQQPDTACLSADSEIEITPRGLVAVDPRTLSTTLPGVFCGGDLAFGPRIVIEAVADGKRAALAIHEHLGGGAVPRAKARFVLTGLDRSGDHYDRIRRHEPPSLAVTRRTGFREVEEAYGESEARAEGSRCLQCNVQTVFDSERCILCSACVEICPEACLTLVPVSQLRGGVELDGVRQALDAGEDAGAIVKDEERCIRCGLCAVRCPTRAITMELLDLDESPVTALGLFHEGMGEARR
- a CDS encoding Rieske 2Fe-2S domain-containing protein, whose amino-acid sequence is MSVTPDRAADGANRRQFFLAGVVALGVSVTGFVASTLRFLVPNVLYEPPGRFTIGNPADFPPGSVTFLEDRRLFVFNTAEGFYGVSSVCTHLGCNVKRGGPGFQCPCHGSQFDDSGRVARGPAPTPLAWYALSLSARGELVVDVDRTVGPDFRLRV
- a CDS encoding cytochrome b N-terminal domain-containing protein, which produces MTETIVRRTAGWLTAIGRSVARIGWPRTDKDRAAVMISSLFLHIHPARVSRHALRPRATLGLGLVSAVLFGVLTVTGLALMLYYVPYPNEAYRSMKDLQFVVTFGVVLRNMHRWSAHAMVAVVFLHLCRVFWTGSYKAPREFNWIVGVSLLLLTLALSFTGYLLPWDQLAYWAITVGSSIAAYTPLVGREVKFLLLGGHVIGPMTLLRFYVFHCVVLPGLVVMLVSLHIWRVRKDGLSGPTVTVAPVEETGGVFPPSTKTYGLMALTRRPSASVAARDPHDEVFAWPHLLYRELLVTLAVVVALHIVSLLFNAPLEEMADPTRTPNPAKAPWYFLGLQELVHYSAFVGGVLVPTAIVAALIALPYLDRNPHGAGVWFASERRLANTIFTAIVAVAIVLTVVGTLFRGANWAWVWPW
- a CDS encoding c-type cytochrome, which gives rise to MVARFHVAFALLSVAFLVVFSWVFLSEYGAEWRAVQARFGTIERSLKNPHQLAQASPVGGLRQVWLADLGRVDRCTTCHLGIDDPAFASAPQPFRTHPGAWLTTHPVERYGCTVCHDGQGEATDYRHAAHQPIPFVQRPMRTLETIEATCGSCHRAIDPPDAPMLQTGRRLIAESGCVSCHEIPGFESTTFSGPALDSLAYKVRPGWLQGWLRDPKSYLPHSKMGNFRLTATEVTGLQALLLSQRDTLPADSTAIDWKKGDTAKGKALFGELRCVTCHAVEGRGGTTGPELTRIGDKVRRDWLFGFLKDPHRDQPQTAMLQYRLTDDQLRDLTAFLLDEYKTGTEPETASAPYQDAPTVAAGRAVFVRRGCYSCHRLAGIRATGRIGPSLAGVADRDPDEETYGSSSVRHSTDNYIYLKVLKPDALGSPSLMPTFGFAPGDAAAVAVALASLRKGDLPASRVQQAIPPKPYQLRGPFGDLATRYRCLSCHSIDGSGGTLSTVPLDRIGSQLRRDYLASYLLNPGAVRVSLEARMPQFHMLPTEASAIADYAAAVFLDDTLDRYDANFTAEDGRRGGALYRQLGCVGCHQINSQGGYVGPDLSDTGARLRPGWIDAWLMHPAQYKPGTLQPDYGLSAADSRSLTAYLSGLHAPAAKVVPGRARTSARGLSDWTRPNGTQ
- a CDS encoding cytochrome c, producing MRVLRLIAAMAIVVPGAAGCHGKGAVQMTDPMLEALRAQSREAGLGYAEAQGKHLFDRYCATCHGDGGKGDGQNASNLTPPPPDLTAPKRPPDQGDLRKVIAEGSAAMGRSPLSPPYGRSLSAQEIDYLTLYCRALARPAPKKQGGGG